In a single window of the Nocardioides sp. L-11A genome:
- a CDS encoding PIN domain-containing protein has translation MIVCDTGPFVALSNVKDRYYEVANDLFRALHMTGEQIALPPTVLAEVCYWLNEHGGPSVEAAFLDAVADGTFTLVELTPADVERMAQLVRTYSSFPLGGTDASVVAVAERLGIREIATFDRRHFPSLRPAAGGHFALLPETLGS, from the coding sequence GTGATCGTCTGCGACACCGGGCCCTTCGTGGCACTGTCCAACGTCAAGGACCGCTACTACGAGGTCGCCAACGACCTGTTTCGAGCACTTCACATGACCGGCGAGCAGATCGCGTTGCCGCCGACCGTGCTGGCAGAGGTCTGCTACTGGCTCAACGAGCACGGTGGACCGTCTGTTGAGGCTGCCTTCCTCGACGCGGTCGCCGACGGAACCTTCACGCTGGTCGAGTTGACACCGGCCGACGTCGAGCGGATGGCCCAGTTGGTCCGGACCTACTCGTCGTTTCCGCTGGGCGGCACCGACGCTTCCGTCGTCGCGGTGGCCGAGCGGCTTGGCATCCGAGAGATCGCGACCTTCGACCGGCGACACTTCCCGTCGCTGAGGCCGGCGGCTGGAGGCCACTTTGCGTTGCTGCCCGAGACGCTCGGTAGTTGA